A portion of the Halodesulfovibrio aestuarii DSM 17919 = ATCC 29578 genome contains these proteins:
- a CDS encoding HesA/MoeB/ThiF family protein, translating into MKTNFVLSHAIKEASGPLVLPDGKTISTLAVQSVEVFSKAEGVSFLEVEKAALEQNILPERYVRNFSLISIKEQHKLLCSKVFVVGLGGLGGYVVEQLARLGVGTIVGADGDFFEPTNLNRQLNATVESLGEKKTKQAERRVTSVNPAINFIAVDHFLHGDALIDYAQHVDIVVDCLGGLESRLDIQQAASVCNIPMVTAAVAGLSGYVGTVMPGKTGPAELLGSGDGDENILGTPAPAVVMAASMQANEVLKTLCWNNPSESFLFYDLRDMNFQNVVL; encoded by the coding sequence ATGAAAACGAATTTTGTTCTATCTCATGCTATTAAGGAAGCAAGTGGGCCACTAGTGTTACCAGATGGTAAAACTATTTCGACCTTGGCGGTTCAATCCGTGGAAGTGTTTTCTAAGGCAGAAGGAGTTTCCTTTCTTGAAGTTGAAAAGGCTGCGTTGGAACAAAATATTTTGCCAGAAAGATATGTTCGGAATTTTTCATTAATTTCGATAAAGGAACAGCACAAGTTACTTTGCTCTAAAGTTTTTGTTGTAGGACTTGGAGGTTTAGGCGGGTATGTTGTGGAACAGTTAGCCCGACTTGGTGTGGGAACAATTGTCGGCGCTGATGGTGATTTTTTTGAACCAACAAATTTGAATCGTCAGCTGAACGCAACGGTTGAATCTTTAGGTGAAAAAAAAACCAAGCAGGCAGAACGGCGTGTTACTAGTGTGAATCCTGCGATCAACTTTATTGCTGTTGACCATTTTTTACACGGCGATGCACTTATTGATTATGCTCAGCACGTGGATATTGTTGTAGACTGTCTAGGGGGACTAGAGTCTCGGTTGGATATACAGCAAGCTGCATCGGTTTGTAATATACCTATGGTTACGGCTGCCGTTGCGGGGTTAAGTGGATACGTAGGAACGGTCATGCCGGGTAAAACAGGTCCCGCAGAATTGCTTGGCTCGGGTGATGGTGATGAAAATATTTTGGGTACCCCAGCTCCTGCAGTCGTTATGGCAGCCTCGATGCAGGCTAACGAGGTGTTAAAAACGTTGTGTTGGAATAATCCAAGTGAATCGTTTCTTTTTTATGACCTTAGGGACATGAATTTTCAAAATGTAGTGCTATAA
- a CDS encoding universal stress protein, translating to MFKDIIVGISLTGIDDCAMKLATELAEKFEANLYPIHVAGMEQGWGSIQHLEHSGETERLKKQLEERYSLSLEKLPNSEVMVVPGIPHNELLRLARKKKTDLIVMGPHTKEYEEKRSHMWGMAGSTLERVSQKARCPILIIRKDVVCKEPLFERILVATDFSKQAECAINYGGQLARQYNAQIRLVNVTEEESQNAESMKRLKREYEARLRGVKECGYEVCSGEAAVEILHIAQESNTDLIVMAHHSKEQDPEKAFLGSTVTQVALNAPCPTMSVNHYFDLRCGLMYDQSGQVIDG from the coding sequence ATGTTTAAAGACATCATTGTGGGAATTTCGCTTACCGGAATTGATGATTGTGCGATGAAGCTGGCCACAGAGTTAGCGGAAAAATTTGAAGCAAATCTTTATCCTATCCACGTAGCAGGCATGGAACAAGGTTGGGGTAGTATTCAACATTTGGAGCACTCTGGGGAAACTGAGCGACTGAAAAAACAACTTGAAGAGCGCTATAGTCTCTCCCTTGAAAAACTTCCCAATTCTGAAGTGATGGTGGTTCCGGGAATTCCTCACAATGAATTACTTAGACTTGCCAGAAAGAAAAAAACCGATCTGATCGTCATGGGTCCCCATACCAAGGAATATGAAGAAAAACGCTCCCATATGTGGGGGATGGCTGGAAGTACTCTTGAAAGGGTAAGCCAGAAGGCGCGATGTCCTATTTTAATTATTCGTAAAGATGTGGTGTGCAAGGAGCCTTTGTTTGAAAGAATACTTGTCGCAACTGATTTCTCCAAGCAAGCAGAATGTGCAATAAACTACGGAGGGCAATTAGCCCGGCAATATAATGCACAAATTAGACTTGTTAATGTTACCGAAGAAGAGTCTCAAAACGCAGAATCAATGAAACGATTAAAAAGAGAATATGAGGCTCGACTGAGGGGAGTGAAGGAGTGCGGATATGAAGTGTGCAGTGGCGAAGCCGCCGTGGAAATATTACATATAGCTCAAGAAAGTAATACTGATCTGATAGTTATGGCGCACCATTCTAAAGAACAAGATCCTGAAAAAGCATTTTTAGGTTCGACGGTGACACAAGTAGCACTAAATGCTCCATGCCCGACCATGAGTGTAAATCATTATTTTGATCTGCGGTGTGGCCTTATGTACGATCAATCAGGACAAGTTATCGATGGATAG
- a CDS encoding cation diffusion facilitator family transporter, whose product MSENVKRVDQIVAVSKVTWVGLIVNVLLSGLKIAAGIMGNSRAVTADGIHSLSDLVTDISLLLGVRMWTAPPDDSHPYGHQRYETLITAGIGILLAAVAMGIVVDASMAYSEQHVHHAKFVALWAALASIVVKEILFRWTAYYGRLYKAPSVVANAWHHRSDALSSIPAAISVLVALIFPELHWLDLAGSIIVAFFIMHAAWEVTVPAVNELVDKGVPKDTVESLKRLASSVAGVQDVHKVRTRYQGIAVFVDLHISVDGSISVEEGHAIAEEVENLLQQSEFDVVDALVHVDPLKPAVRENYQPGRSRLENN is encoded by the coding sequence ATGTCAGAAAATGTTAAACGAGTTGACCAGATTGTTGCTGTTTCAAAAGTCACGTGGGTTGGGCTTATTGTCAACGTCTTGCTCTCTGGATTAAAGATAGCCGCAGGTATTATGGGTAACAGCAGGGCTGTTACTGCGGATGGCATTCACAGTCTCTCTGATCTGGTAACAGATATTTCGCTCCTGTTAGGTGTACGTATGTGGACTGCTCCACCAGACGATTCCCATCCGTATGGTCATCAACGTTACGAAACCTTGATTACTGCCGGAATTGGAATTTTGCTTGCTGCAGTTGCTATGGGAATAGTAGTTGATGCGTCAATGGCTTATTCGGAGCAACACGTCCACCATGCAAAGTTTGTGGCCCTATGGGCTGCGCTGGCTTCAATTGTTGTTAAAGAGATTTTATTCAGATGGACAGCATATTACGGGCGTTTGTATAAAGCTCCGTCTGTTGTCGCTAATGCATGGCATCACCGCAGTGATGCGCTTAGTTCTATTCCTGCCGCAATCTCAGTGCTTGTTGCACTTATATTTCCTGAATTGCATTGGCTAGACCTTGCGGGCTCCATAATTGTCGCATTTTTTATTATGCACGCAGCTTGGGAAGTGACGGTGCCCGCTGTAAACGAGCTTGTGGATAAAGGCGTCCCTAAAGATACTGTTGAAAGCCTTAAGAGGTTGGCATCCTCAGTTGCAGGTGTTCAGGATGTACATAAGGTGCGAACCCGCTATCAGGGGATTGCAGTTTTTGTAGACCTGCATATTTCGGTTGATGGCTCTATTTCTGTAGAGGAGGGACATGCCATCGCAGAGGAAGTGGAAAATCTGCTTCAGCAAAGTGAGTTTGACGTCGTTGATGCACTTGTACATGTTGATCCGCTAAAGCCTGCTGTACGAGAGAATTATCAACCTGGAAGAAGTAGGCTGGAAAATAATTAG
- a CDS encoding FmdB family zinc ribbon protein produces MPLYDFNCQKCNEVFEEIASSDCTSGETCPACGSTDTIRMVCAPSPIPGSGTNRLPSTLMRGGGAKFEKVPMPKKPIPQSKPNCPSGGCGSCPGSSSN; encoded by the coding sequence ATGCCTCTTTATGATTTTAACTGTCAAAAATGCAATGAAGTATTCGAAGAGATAGCCTCTTCTGACTGTACCTCTGGTGAAACCTGCCCTGCTTGCGGAAGCACTGATACAATCCGAATGGTATGCGCGCCAAGTCCTATCCCTGGAAGTGGCACCAACCGATTACCAAGCACACTCATGCGTGGCGGTGGAGCCAAATTTGAAAAAGTTCCTATGCCTAAGAAACCTATTCCACAATCAAAGCCTAACTGTCCTTCCGGCGGATGTGGCAGCTGTCCAGGCAGCTCCAGCAATTAA
- a CDS encoding nitroreductase family protein: protein MEKTFKQILQHRRAINFFDPERDVPEALLRELVEDATHSPSSFNLQPWNIMVLRDKEEKMRLQKLAMNQLKVSEAPVTLIILADTKAWHKDNEAFKLVKKHKLQDGELKEDQIDWFHGVCERLYGKSHDSELAFAVKNTAFFAMSLMYAAAARGLETHPMDGFDHDGVKKEFNIPENYWVPLLLAVGHHAKNAEVLPKKKRKSYDELVLSFD from the coding sequence ATGGAAAAAACATTCAAGCAGATTCTACAACACAGGCGGGCAATTAACTTTTTTGATCCCGAACGCGATGTACCGGAAGCCTTGCTCCGAGAGCTCGTTGAGGACGCAACTCATTCACCGTCGAGCTTCAACTTGCAGCCTTGGAACATCATGGTACTCCGCGATAAAGAAGAAAAAATGCGCTTACAAAAACTGGCTATGAACCAGTTAAAGGTAAGTGAAGCACCCGTCACACTTATTATACTCGCAGATACAAAAGCATGGCATAAGGACAACGAGGCATTCAAACTCGTAAAAAAACATAAATTGCAGGACGGGGAATTAAAAGAAGACCAAATAGACTGGTTCCATGGTGTATGCGAACGGCTTTACGGCAAATCGCACGATTCTGAACTGGCGTTTGCGGTAAAAAACACTGCATTCTTTGCAATGTCACTCATGTATGCAGCCGCTGCTAGAGGGTTGGAAACTCATCCGATGGACGGTTTCGATCACGATGGTGTAAAAAAAGAATTCAATATTCCAGAGAACTACTGGGTTCCACTGCTTCTGGCAGTAGGACATCATGCTAAAAATGCAGAAGTTTTGCCGAAGAAAAAACGTAAGTCATATGATGAGCTAGTTCTCTCTTTTGATTAA
- the metF gene encoding methylenetetrahydrofolate reductase [NAD(P)H], with protein MKIIDAIKSQSKPFYSLEFFPPKEKKQWDSFFSTVERLKALNPLFASVTYGAGGSTQDNTLEITSRMKHEAGIEPMAHLTCVGASKEKINGFINKLREADVHNVLALRGDRPADEKFSWTDQQLRYASDLVGLVSNEHPDFGISVAGYPAAHPESPTFADDLHYTRVKIDAGSDFVVTQLFFDVREYFDFVSRLRSNGINKPVIPGILPIQSLSSIRRILSLCGANIPGQLYLSLEEANEKGGDDAVKETGLKFAVNQIRQLVDGGAPGIHLYTLNKADMCLELADRVKL; from the coding sequence GTGAAAATTATTGATGCCATTAAAAGTCAGAGTAAGCCTTTTTATTCACTTGAATTTTTTCCACCGAAAGAGAAAAAGCAATGGGATTCTTTTTTCTCAACTGTGGAACGTTTAAAGGCGCTTAATCCATTGTTCGCTTCTGTTACATATGGTGCAGGAGGTTCCACACAAGATAACACTCTTGAAATTACGTCTCGGATGAAGCACGAGGCCGGTATCGAGCCGATGGCCCACCTTACTTGTGTTGGTGCTTCAAAGGAAAAAATTAACGGGTTTATTAATAAACTGCGGGAAGCAGATGTTCATAACGTGTTAGCTTTACGGGGTGATCGTCCTGCAGATGAAAAATTTAGTTGGACAGATCAGCAGCTTAGATATGCTTCTGATTTGGTAGGACTTGTGAGTAACGAGCATCCGGACTTTGGTATTTCTGTAGCCGGTTATCCTGCAGCGCATCCAGAGTCCCCGACTTTTGCTGATGACTTGCACTACACACGTGTTAAAATTGATGCCGGTAGTGATTTTGTCGTAACACAGTTGTTCTTTGATGTACGGGAATATTTCGACTTTGTATCACGCTTACGTAGTAATGGAATTAACAAGCCTGTTATTCCGGGTATTCTTCCAATACAATCACTTAGCTCTATTCGTCGTATTTTAAGCCTTTGTGGTGCAAACATTCCCGGACAGTTGTATCTTTCTTTGGAAGAAGCAAACGAGAAGGGTGGCGACGATGCTGTAAAAGAAACCGGATTAAAGTTTGCTGTGAACCAGATTCGACAACTTGTTGATGGAGGCGCTCCGGGCATTCATCTCTATACGCTCAACAAAGCTGATATGTGTCTGGAATTAGCAGACAGAGTAAAGTTATAA
- a CDS encoding phosphodiester glycosidase family protein: MIHYRRIILIVAASFILVCNSTLPLKAEVNWTTVAKGLSLAEIPVETNGLTSATITALRISPDDYEFILLMRSREGDAFTPEQWAAHYNLTALINASMYLPDNSKSTGYMRDKEHINNGFIHNSFGSFFVANPKKPGLPAVDIIDRHQQQDRKLLSSYSTVIQNYRLFSASLTPLWPEKARETSIAAVAKDIFGNIVFIHCRTPMTVRKFTKRLLESQLQLVSAMYVEGGPEASMFLNTPELSRTWAGRYIGDFWNTENKQWSLPNVLGIRSRKKR; the protein is encoded by the coding sequence ATGATTCATTACCGCCGCATCATACTTATAGTTGCAGCTAGCTTCATTCTGGTTTGCAACTCAACACTTCCGCTTAAAGCTGAGGTCAACTGGACGACAGTTGCCAAAGGATTATCTTTGGCTGAAATTCCCGTCGAAACAAATGGACTCACTTCTGCTACGATTACGGCGCTCCGAATTTCTCCTGATGACTATGAATTCATTCTGCTTATGCGCTCCAGAGAGGGAGATGCTTTCACACCGGAGCAATGGGCAGCACACTACAACCTTACAGCGCTTATTAATGCCTCCATGTATCTTCCGGATAACTCCAAAAGTACCGGGTACATGCGCGATAAGGAACACATAAACAATGGATTCATTCACAACAGCTTTGGTTCATTTTTTGTTGCCAATCCTAAAAAACCGGGTCTCCCTGCGGTAGACATTATAGACAGACACCAGCAACAGGATAGAAAACTACTCTCCAGCTATTCAACTGTAATACAAAACTACCGTCTCTTTTCAGCATCACTAACGCCACTATGGCCTGAAAAAGCCAGAGAAACATCTATTGCAGCTGTTGCTAAGGACATCTTCGGCAATATTGTCTTTATCCACTGCCGCACACCAATGACTGTACGAAAATTTACCAAACGTCTTCTTGAGTCCCAACTACAGCTAGTATCAGCAATGTATGTTGAAGGAGGGCCTGAAGCGAGCATGTTTTTAAATACACCAGAACTTTCCCGCACATGGGCTGGACGCTATATTGGTGATTTCTGGAATACGGAAAATAAGCAATGGAGTTTGCCTAACGTCTTGGGCATCCGGTCAAGGAAGAAGCGCTAG
- a CDS encoding universal stress protein has product MKELRILVAYDASQSARDALTYCRELVELIADKCGGKYTILVLTIEQLPACSLFSSMGAWKEQCAKAHKKQLLVHEQIVDEVKQSGLDPSCITNKFVTLDERDEPLEDSERKRLIAKAILKELKQGHYNTLVIGRRGVTRSDAYLFGSVSQYLLQEAKKCVIWLLCR; this is encoded by the coding sequence GTGAAAGAACTGCGAATTCTTGTGGCATATGATGCCAGCCAAAGTGCCCGCGATGCCCTTACGTATTGTCGTGAATTAGTGGAACTTATCGCAGATAAATGCGGAGGGAAATACACCATTCTTGTTCTGACCATAGAACAATTACCTGCTTGTTCCTTGTTTTCCAGTATGGGGGCATGGAAAGAACAGTGCGCTAAGGCTCATAAAAAACAGCTTTTAGTGCATGAACAGATTGTTGATGAAGTAAAACAGTCAGGGCTTGATCCCTCATGCATTACGAACAAGTTTGTTACACTTGATGAGCGTGATGAACCTTTGGAAGATTCTGAGCGAAAGAGATTGATAGCAAAGGCTATTTTGAAAGAGTTGAAGCAAGGGCATTACAACACGCTCGTAATCGGGAGACGAGGAGTTACTCGCAGTGATGCATATTTGTTCGGTAGTGTGTCGCAGTATCTTTTGCAGGAAGCTAAAAAGTGCGTAATTTGGCTGTTATGTCGATAA